The following is a genomic window from Variovorax paradoxus.
ACCGGCCACATGACGCGGGCCGCCGAGCAACTGGGCATCCAGCAGCCGCCGTTGAGCCAGGCCATCAAGGCGCTCGAACGCGAATTGGGGGTGCTGCTGTTCCGGCGGCATCCGCGCGGTGTGGCGCTTACCGATGCGGGCCGGCTGTTCCAGGTGGAGGCGCTGCGCATGCTGCAGGACATGGCGGCCATGAAGCAGCGCATGGCGCGCGTGGCCAAAGGGCAGGCCGGCACGCTGGCGGTCGGCTTCACCAGCTCGGCCGCGGCGCACCGCTTCGTGCCCGAAGCGTTGCGTGCTTTTCGCCGTGCGCACCCCGGCGTGGAGTTGCAGCTGCGCGAGGACAACGCAGCCGAACTCACCGAGGCGCTCGATGCCGGCCGGCTGCACTGCGGCCTGTTGCGCGTGCCGGTGGCACGGCCCGAAGGCCTGCGCTTCGAAACGCTGCTGCGCGAACCGGTGCTGGTGGCAATGCCCAGCGACCACCGCTTTGCCCTCGCGCGCAGCAAGGCCTCGCGGCCGCTGCCGCTTGCGAAGCTGTGCGAGGAAGGCATCATCCTCGTGCGCCGTCCGGGCGCGCCGGGTCTTTACGCCGAGCTGCTTGCGCTTTGCCACGCCAAGGGCCTGCGGCCGCGCGTGGTGGCCGAGGTGGACCGCATGATGACCAACCTGAATCTCGTGGCCGCGGGTGTCGGCCTGTCGGTGGTGCCGGCGTCGATGACGGGTGTGCATGCGCATGCCATTGCCTACACCCGGCTCGCCGACGGCGGTCAGCTCGACGCACCGCTCACGCTGGTGTCGCGGGTGGAAGAAGACAACCTGCCTGCGCAGCACTTTGCCGCGCTGCTGCGCAGGCATGCGAGCGAGAACCCCGGGTCATGATCTTTTCATTGCGCCGCCGCCAACTGGTGCGGGGCACCGGTGCTGCAATGGCCGCTGCCTGTGCCGCGCCGCGGTTGCTGCCGGCCGCGCCGTCGCCATCGATGCCATGGCCGAACCGTCCGGTGCGCTTGATCGTGGTGTATCCGCCGGGCGGCGTGAGCGACGGTATGGCGCGCATGCTGGCCGAGCCGCTTGCCCAACTGCTGGGCGTTCCGGTGCTCATAGAAAACCGCGCCGGCGCGGGCGGCAGCATTGGCATGGATGCGCTTGGGCGTGCCGTGCCGGACGGCTGCACGCTCGCGTTTTCAGCCATCAGCCCGATCACGCTGCATCCGCTGGTTGCGCATGTGGCCTACGACCCGTTGCGCGCCTTCGCGCCTGTGGCAAGCGTGATGCGCACGCCCGTGCTGGTGGTTGGCACGCCGGCTTTTGCGGGCCGCAATTTCGAGGAGCTGATTGCACTTGCGCGCAGCCAGCCCAGGGCGGTGCGGTGGGCCACTTCGGGCGTGGCCACCATCGGCCACATGGTGCTGGCGCAGGTACGCATGCAAAGCCGCACCGCCATCACGCACATTCCCTACGCGGGCGGCGGCCCGCAGCTCAACGATGCGCTCAGCGGGCAGTTCGAAGTGCTGTCGACCAACGTTGCGGCGCAGCAGCTGCAGTACATAGGGGAAGGGCGGCTGCAGGCACTGGCGGTCGGCTCCCCTTCGCGCATCGAAGCCCTGCCCAGGGTGCCGACGCTCGCCGAACTGGGCTACGAGCGGGCCAATCGCGATTCGCTCTTCGGCATCTTTGCGCCGGCTCGAACGCCTGCGCCTGTGCTGCAGCGGCTCAACGCGCTGATCAACCAGGTGCTGCGCAGCGCCACCGTGCAGGCGCGGCTGCGCAGCGCCTACAACCTTCCGGTGGGCGGAGGCATTGAAGACCTTGCGCACGAGGTTGCCGCCGACCGTCGGCGCAACCGTGCGCTGGTGTCCGGGGACCGTTCGCAATTCGATTAGAGGGCTGGGCCGCCGTGGTTGCGTCGGGCGTCACATCAGCCGGAACCCGCGAGTGAATTGCATCGACGTTTTCAGCAACGCGGGCACCTCGCTCATCTTTGCAATCTCGGCAAGGCCGGCCTCCGTGATGCGAAGTACCGTGGCCAGGCGCGACGAAGCGTAGCGCCCGGTTGCATTGACAGGGCCGATGTCGGCCTCGATCAACCCCGTGGCTACCAGCACCGAAACATGCCTGAGCTCTTCCGGGCAGGCAACCCGGACCGGAAGTTCCACATGCTGAAGCCTCATCAGAAACAAAAGCGGCATACGATTCTCCGGTTGCCTGACCAACGTGGATACGATTCGGTCAAAAGAATCACAAGTTAGCTGCCCGTTTTTGGACGCGCCATTACCGGAATGCCGTGCTGCAATGTAGGTCTTAAGCCCTACAATTTGCCTGCCACAATCCGGCCGCGTCGCGACCCGAGGAGAAGTTATGCCGATGAATTTCCTTCGCCGCATCGAGGAGGCCTCGTTCCCCCTGGCCATTCATGAAAAGGCCGATATCCAGTGCGCGGCTGTGCTGGCTGCGGCCGAGCTTATAGAGGCCAACCTCCCGGAAGCTGACGACCTTTCCGGCCGCCGGGGAGTGATCTTGCGAATAACGCCGCGAGGGCGGGCGGAGCTTAGCCGGTCGCGCGAAGCGCAACCTTGAGCACCGGTCACTTGGGCGCAGCAGCAGCCGGCCGCCCGTCCTGTTGTGCCGGCGCGCCGGTGGCAGGAAGGTTGCCTGGCCCTTCCGACGGGTCTTTGAGACCATAGAAGAAGAGCACGCCCACGACAACGACCGCGACGACGGCAAGCAGGGTCCACATCAATCGGCGGCCGATGTCGCCCTGTTTGTGATGTTGCCTGGTTGTCATGACGCCGAGGTTTACGCGCGCGAAAGCGCGACGCCATGCCGCTTTGACGCGTCTTCTTGAAGGTTGCCCTCCTACGTGCGTGCCTTGGCAGAGGCGCCGGAAGAGGGCGCGTGAGAAACTACCGGCTCGATACAGCCGATGTCCACCCCGCAGGTGAAAGGACTGGCGCCGGCCGCGCGGCCCACTCAAGTGTATGAATGCCAAGTTGTTGAATTTAAAAGAAAAAATCGTCTCCGTCGCACCGATGATGGACTGGACCGACCGCCACTGCCGGTACTTCCATCGCCTGATGTCGCGCCACGCGCTGCTCTATACCGAAATGGTGACCACCGGCGCGTTGGTGCACGGCGACGTGCCCCGCCACCTGCGCTTCAATGCCGAAGAACACCCGGTGGCCCTGCAGCTGGGCGGCAGCGAACCGGCCGACCTGGCGCATTGCGCGAAGCTGGGCGAAGAGTGGGGCTACGACGAGATCAACCTCAACTGCGGCTGCCCCAGCGAGCGCGTGCAGCGCGGTGCTTTCGGGGCCTGCCTGATGGCAGAGCCGGCGCTGGTGGCCGACTGCGTAAAGGCGATGGTCGACGTGGTGAACGTGCCCGTCACGGTCAAGCACCGCATCGGCATCGACAAGATCGAGAGCTACGAGTTCGTGTGCGACTTTGTCGGCACCGTGAGCGAGGCCGGCTGCGGCACGTTCATCGTGCATGCGCGCAATGCGTGGCTGCAGGGGCTCAGCCCCAAGCAGAACCGCGAGATTCCGCCGCTGCGCTACGAGCTGGTGCACCGGCTGAAGCACGATTTTCCGGCGCTGAGCTTTTCGATCAACGGAGGCATTTCAGCCAATGCCCAGGTGCACGAGCATTTGCGGCTGCTCGACGGCGTCATGGTGGGGCGTGAGGCGTATCACAACCCCTGGTGGCTGGCCGAATGGGACGCCGAGTTCTTTGGCGCGGCGCCGCAGCCGCTCACGCGTGAAGAGGTGGAGTCGCTGATGTGCGACTACATGGTTCGCGAGGCGGCTGAGCACGGCACGCAGTGGTCGTCGATTGCGCGGCACATGCTGGGACTGCGCAACGGCCTGCCCGGTGCGCGCCGCTGGCGGCAGGTGTGGAGCGACCACCGGCTCAAGACCCTCCCGCCGCACGAAGTGATGGCGCTGGCACACGAACCCGCTGCCCAGGCAGCCTAGCTCAAGGTGTAACAGGCCGCGGAGCCGCTTGCAGCGCGGGTTTCGCCGTACAGCAACACCGAGTGTTCCAAAATGATAATGATTGACTAGGGGCTGCGACTTTTCAACTTTTCTGCTGAAGAATCAATAAACGCTAATAAAAAGGGGTTTCGATTCATGAATGAAGCGGCGGGGAGCAAAGAAGAAGTCAGCGCGCTTGGTCGAGGACTTGCCTTGCTCAAGGTCATCGGAATGGCGTCGGCGCCGATGAGCAATCGCCAGCTGGCCGACACCACGGGCCTGCCGAAGGCAACTGTCTCGCGCCTTACGGCAACGCTGGTGAGCGCGGGGTACCTGCGGCAGTCGCAAGACAGCGAGCGCTTCAGCCTCGGCCCGGCGCTGCTCGACATGAGCAGCCGCTACCTTCGCCATTTCGACCTGCGCACCGTGGCCCGGCCCCACCTCGCAGAGCTTTCGGAATTTGCCGGCGCCAGCGTTCATGTGGCGGTGCGCGACGAGCTCGACATGCTTGTCATCGATTCGCTGCGCCCGCGTTCGGCGCTCATCAGCTCGCGGCTGGAGGTTGGCACGCGCATGAGCATCGTCACTTCGGCGGCGGGGCGCGCCTCCCTTGCGGCACTGCCCGCGGCCGAGCAGGCCGCGGTGCTCGAGAAGATCCAGCAGGAAAGCGGCGAAAGCTGGGCCTCCATCGAACCCCGCCTCATGGCCGGCCTCGATGAATATGCGCGCCTGGGCTATTGCAGCTCGTTCGGTGAATGGCATCCTCACATCCATGCCATCGGCTTTGCGCTGCAGGGGCCGCACGGCGAGCGCTACGGCGTGAGCTGTGGCGGGCCGGCTTACCTGCTGCCGAAGGACATGATGCTGTCGCGCGTGGTGCCGCGCTTGCTCGAAGTGGCCCAGCGCATTTCGGCCGAATCCGGAACCGCGAACCCGGACTAGCTCCGGCCCGCCGCCCCCGCTCGAAGGGGCCTAGACGGCTGCCTCGAGGCCGTTCCTGAAGTGCTCGCGCATGCGCGCCATGGCGGCGGTGGCGTCGCGCGCCTCGATGGCCGCCATCATCGAGCGGTGCTCCGCCAGCGATTCGGCAATGCGGCCGTCCTTGAGCAGCGAGTTGTGGCGGTTGAGCTTCATCACCTTGCGCAGGTCGGCCACCATCTGGTCGCGCCACTTGTTGTTGGCAATGGCCAGCAGGCGCATGTGAAAGCGCTCGTTCAGCGCAAAGAAGTGCTCGCGGTTTTCCTTGCCCGGCGCGCCTGCGGCCTCCAGCTCGGCGTGCAGTGCCTTCAGCTCGGCGCGCTGTGCATCGGTGGCACGCTCGGCCACCACGCCGGCCGCGTCGCTTTCCAGCAGCGACAGCAGGTGGTACACATCTGCCAGGTCTTGCTCCGACACCTCGGTGACGTAGGCGCCGCGCCGCACCTTCATGGTCACCAGGCCTTCGGCCGCGAGCACCTTCAGCGCTTCGCGCAGCGGCGTGCGGCTGATGCCGTATTCCTCGGCCAGCTTGAGTTCGTCGATCCAGCTGCCGGGCTCGAGCTCGCGGCGGAAGATCCGCTGGCGCAGCAGCTCGGCCACCTCTTCATAGAGGGCGCGCGGGGTAAGGGTGACGGCGGACATGGGCCGGACTGTACCGCAAAAACGTGTTTGAATTAATAATTATGGATCGGTTAGACTCGCTGCGGCTTGCAAATCCCTTGCAGGCGAATTTGCGACTACCCAGCAAGACACTGCAAAACGGCCCCTCATGAGCAGCACACCCGAACCCACCTTCAAGCCTGCCAACCTCGACGACTGGGCCAAGGCCGCGGCCAAGTCGGCGCCGGGTGGCGACCTGAATGCGCTCAACTGGCTCACGCCCGACGGCATCAGCGTGAAGCCGCTCTATACCGCCGCCGACCTGCAGGGCCTGAAGTACACCGACACACTCCCCGGTTTCGAGCCTTACCTGCGCGGCCCGCAGGCCACCATGTACGCGGTGCGCCCCTGGACCATTCGCCAGTACGCGGGCTTTTCGACCGCGGAGGAATCGAACGCCTTCTACCGCAAGGCCTTGGCCGCGGGCGGGCAGGGCGTGAGCGTGGCTTTCGACCTGGCGACCCACCGCGGCTACGACAGCGACCATCCGCGCGTGACGGGCGATGTGGGCAAGGCCGGCGTAGCCATCGATTCGGTCGAGGACATGAAGATCCTGTTCGACCAGATCCCGCTGGACAAGGTGAGTGTGTCGATGACGATGAACGGCGCCGTGCTGCCGGTACTGGCGGGCTACGTGGTTGCGGCCGAAGAGCAGGGCGTGGCGCAGGACCAGCTGAGCGGAACCATCCAGAACGACATCCTCAAGGAGTTCATGGTCCGCAACACCTACATTTTTCCGCCCGCGCCGAGCATGCGGATCATCGGCGACATCATCGAGTACACGGCGCAGAAGATGCCCAAGTTCAACTCGATCTCGATCAGCGGTTATCACATGCAGGAGGCCGGGGCCAACCAGGCGCTGGAGCTGGCCTTTACGCTGGCCGACGGCAAGGAATACGTGAAGACCGCGCTGGCCAAGGGCCTGGACGTCGACGGCTTTGCCGGGCGCCTGAGTTTCTTCTGGGCCATTGGCATGAACTTCTACCTCGAAGTGGCCAAGATGCGCGCGGCGCGCCTCTTGTGGTGCCGCATCATGAAGGAGTTCAACCCCAAGAACCCCAAGAGCCTGATGCTGCGCACCCACTGCCAGACCTCGGGCTGGTCGCTCACCGAGCAAGACCCGTACAACAACGTGGTGCGCACCACCATCGAGGCGATGGCCGCGGTGTTCGGCGGCACGCAAAGCCTGCACACCAACGCGCTCGACGAAGCCATTGCGCTGCCCACGGAATTCAGCGCGCGCATCGCACGCAACACGCAGCTCATCATCCAGGAAGAAACGCACATCACCAATGTGATCGATCCCTGGGCCGGCAGCTACATGATGGAGAAGCTCACGCAGGACATGGCCGATGCCGCCTGGGCCATCATCGAAGAGGTCGAGGCGATGGGCGGCATGACCAAGGCCGTTGACAGCGGCTGGGCCAAGCTCAAGATCGAGGCGGCCGCTGCAGAGAAGCAGGCGCGCATCGACTCGGGCAAAGACGTGATCGTGGGCGTCAACAAGTACAAGCTCAAGACCGAAGACGCCATCGACAGCCTTTCGATCGATAACGTGAAGGTGCGCGAGCAGCAGGTGGCCCGCCTGCAGAAGATCCGCTCTTCGCGCGACACCGCCAAGGTGCAGGCTGCGCTGGATGCGCTGACCGAAGCGGCCGAGAACGGCACCGGCAACCTGCTCGCGCTCAGCATCGACGCCGTGCGCCTGCGCGCCACGGTGGGCGAGATCTCGGATGCACTCGAAAAATCATTCGGCCGCCATCGGGCCGACACGCAAAAGGTGACCGGTGTGTACGCAGCTGCCTATGACTCCGCCGAGGGCTGGGAAGCCCTCAAGACCGAGATCAACGCCTTTGCCGAAGAGCAGGGGCGCCGTCCGCGCGTGATGATCTCCAAGCTGGGCCAGGACGGGCACGACCGCGGCGCCAAGGTGGTGGCCACGGCCTTTGCCGACCTGGGGTTCGACGTGGACATGGGGCCGCTGTTCCAGACACCCGAGGAGTGCGCGCGCCAGGCGATTGAAAACGACGTGCACGCCGTCGGCGTGAGCACTCTCGCGGCCGGCCACAAGACGCTTGTGCCCGCCATCATCAACGAGCTGAAGAAGCAAGGCGCGGACGACATCATCGTGTTTGTCGGCGGCGTGATTCCGCGGCAGGACTACGACTTTCTCTACGAGGCCGGCGTCAAGGGCATCTATGGCCCGGGCACGCCGATTCCCGCCAGCGCGAAAGACGTGCTGGAGCAGATTCGCGCAGCCGTCTCGGCCTGATCGGGACGCGAGACGTGGGCGATCTTTTGTCGCGGCTGTCGCTGCAGCCCGTTGATTCCAGCGATTTCGAAGCCATGCTGGCCTTGCGCGTCGATGCGATGCGCCCCAGCCTGGAGCGCGTGGGCCGCTTCGACCCGGCGCGTTCACGCGAACGGCTCCAGGCCGGTTTCGTCGTGCCTTACATGCATCACATCGTGCTCGACGGCGACCTGCGCATCGGCTTTGTCACGCTCAAGCCCGAAGACCCCGATGCGCTGCGGCTCGACCATCTGTACCTGCGCACCGGCTTCCAGGGCCTGGGCATCGGTGAATGGGTGCTGCAATGGGCCAAGTCGCAGGCGCGCGAACAAGGGATGGACATCAAGCTCACGGCGCTGGTGCAAAGCGATGCCAACCGCTTCTATGTGCGGCACGGCTTTGTGCTCGAGGGCGAAGAGGGCGTCGACCTGCACTACCGCTGGCGCGTGGCCTCGGAGGATGCGTGCTGAAGCAGGCCGAGGCACTCGAACGCGCCATTGCCGAGCCGGAGGGCATGGCACAGCGCCGCGCCATCGCCAAGGCCATCACGCTGCTCGAATCCACCCGTGCCGACCACCGCGCGCAAGCCGATGAATTGCTCACCGCATTGCTGCCGCGCACCGGCAATTCATTTCGCCTTGGCATCTCGGGCGTGCCGGGTGTCGGCAAGTCGACCTTCATCGAAACGCTGGGCCTGCTGCTGATCGGCAAGGGCCACCGCGTGGCGGTGCTCACCATTGATCCGTCTTCCACCGTGTCCGGTGGCTCCATTCTTGGCGACAAGACGCGCATGGAGCGCCTCTCGGTGCATGAACGCGCCTACATCCGGCCGAGCCCGTCGAGCGGCACGCTGGGCGGCGTGGCCGAGAAAACGCGCGAGGCCATGCTGGTGTGCGAAGCCGCGGGCTACGACATCGTCATTGTCGAAACGGTGGGAGTGGGCCAGAGCGAAACAGCCGTGGCCGGCATGACCGACATGTTCGTGCTGATGCAGCTGCCCAACGCGGGCGACGACCTGCAGGCCATCAAGAAGGGCGTGATGGAGCTGGCCGACCTGGTCGTCATCAACAAGGCCGACATAGACAAGGATGCCGCCACGCGTGCGCAGGCGCAGATCACTTCTGCCCTGCGCCTCTTCGGCCACCAGGGCAACCCTGACCATGCGCATGCGGTGCATGACGCGCACAGCGGCGCCGAGGTTCGCTTCTGGCTGCCCAAGGTGCTGCAGCTGAGCGCGCTGGCGGGTACCGGCATCGACGCTTTCTGGGACGCTGTCACGCAGTTCAGGCAACTGCAAACCGCCAATGGCAAGCTCGCCAAGCGGCGTGAAAAGCAGGCCACGTCGTGGATGTGGGAGCGCATCGACGCGGGCCTCAAGCAGGCATTCAGGCAGCACACGCAGGTGCGCGAACTGCTGCCGCAACTCACTCGGCAGGTGGCAGAGGGCTCGCTGCCCGCATCGACGGCGGCGCGCCAGTTGCTTGCGGCGGCTGCCATCACCGCCAGGCCATGACAACACACGACATTCAGGACCACAGCTTCGGAAGCACACCATGCAAGAACTGATCGAACAACTCGAAAAGCGCCGCGCTCAAGCGCGCCTTGGCGGCGGACAGAAGCGCATCGACGCGCAGCACGCCAAGGGCAAGCTCACCGCGCGGGAGCGCATCGAACTCTTGCTGGACGACAACACCTTTGAAGAGTGGGACATGTTCGTCGAGCACCGCTCGGTCGATTTCGGCATGGCCGAGCAAAAGATTCCGGGCGACGGCGTGGTGACGGGCTACGGCATGATCAACGGCCGCCTCGTCTTCGTGTACAGCCAGGACTTCACCGTCTTTGGCGGCGCGCTGAGCGAAGCGCACGCCGAAAAGATCTGCAAGGTGATGGACCAGGCCATGAAGGTCGGCGCACCCGTCATCGGCCTGAACGACTCCGGCGGTGCGCGCATCCAGGAAGGCGTGGCCTCGCTCGGCGGCTATGCGGACGTGTTCCAGCGCAACGTGATGGCATCGGGCGTGGTGCCGCAGATCAGCATGATCATGGGCCCATGCGCGGGCGGCGCGGTTTATTCACCCGCCATGACCGACTTCATCTTCATGGTGAAGGACTCGAGCTACATGTTCGTTACCGGCCCCGATGTGGTGAAGACCGTAACGCATGAAACCGTGACGGCCGAGGAGCTGGGCGGCGCGGTTACGCACACCACGCGCAGCGGGGTGGCCGACATGGCGTTCGAGAACGACGTCGAAGCGCTCATGATGCTGCGCCGCCTGTACAACTACCTGCCGCTCAACAACCGCGAGAAGCCGCCGGTGCGCCTGGGCAACAACGGCCAGGGCGACCCGGCCGACCGGCCCGACTACTCGCTGGACACGCTGGTGCCGGACAACCCGAACAAGCCCTACGACATCAAGGAGCTGATCCTCAAGGTGGTGGACGACGGCGATTTCTTCGAGCTGCAGCCCGACTACGCGAAGAACATCGTGATCGGCTTTGCGCGCATGGAAGGGCAGACGGTCGGCATCGTGGCCAACCAGCCGCTGGTGCTCGCAGGCTGCCTCGACATCAAGAGCAGCATCAAGGCCGCGCGCTTCGTGCGCTTTTGCGATGCGTTCAACATTCCCGTG
Proteins encoded in this region:
- the meaB gene encoding methylmalonyl Co-A mutase-associated GTPase MeaB produces the protein MLKQAEALERAIAEPEGMAQRRAIAKAITLLESTRADHRAQADELLTALLPRTGNSFRLGISGVPGVGKSTFIETLGLLLIGKGHRVAVLTIDPSSTVSGGSILGDKTRMERLSVHERAYIRPSPSSGTLGGVAEKTREAMLVCEAAGYDIVIVETVGVGQSETAVAGMTDMFVLMQLPNAGDDLQAIKKGVMELADLVVINKADIDKDAATRAQAQITSALRLFGHQGNPDHAHAVHDAHSGAEVRFWLPKVLQLSALAGTGIDAFWDAVTQFRQLQTANGKLAKRREKQATSWMWERIDAGLKQAFRQHTQVRELLPQLTRQVAEGSLPASTAARQLLAAAAITARP
- a CDS encoding GNAT family N-acetyltransferase, which codes for MGDLLSRLSLQPVDSSDFEAMLALRVDAMRPSLERVGRFDPARSRERLQAGFVVPYMHHIVLDGDLRIGFVTLKPEDPDALRLDHLYLRTGFQGLGIGEWVLQWAKSQAREQGMDIKLTALVQSDANRFYVRHGFVLEGEEGVDLHYRWRVASEDAC
- a CDS encoding Bug family tripartite tricarboxylate transporter substrate binding protein, whose protein sequence is MIFSLRRRQLVRGTGAAMAAACAAPRLLPAAPSPSMPWPNRPVRLIVVYPPGGVSDGMARMLAEPLAQLLGVPVLIENRAGAGGSIGMDALGRAVPDGCTLAFSAISPITLHPLVAHVAYDPLRAFAPVASVMRTPVLVVGTPAFAGRNFEELIALARSQPRAVRWATSGVATIGHMVLAQVRMQSRTAITHIPYAGGGPQLNDALSGQFEVLSTNVAAQQLQYIGEGRLQALAVGSPSRIEALPRVPTLAELGYERANRDSLFGIFAPARTPAPVLQRLNALINQVLRSATVQARLRSAYNLPVGGGIEDLAHEVAADRRRNRALVSGDRSQFD
- a CDS encoding acyl-CoA carboxylase subunit beta codes for the protein MQELIEQLEKRRAQARLGGGQKRIDAQHAKGKLTARERIELLLDDNTFEEWDMFVEHRSVDFGMAEQKIPGDGVVTGYGMINGRLVFVYSQDFTVFGGALSEAHAEKICKVMDQAMKVGAPVIGLNDSGGARIQEGVASLGGYADVFQRNVMASGVVPQISMIMGPCAGGAVYSPAMTDFIFMVKDSSYMFVTGPDVVKTVTHETVTAEELGGAVTHTTRSGVADMAFENDVEALMMLRRLYNYLPLNNREKPPVRLGNNGQGDPADRPDYSLDTLVPDNPNKPYDIKELILKVVDDGDFFELQPDYAKNIVIGFARMEGQTVGIVANQPLVLAGCLDIKSSIKAARFVRFCDAFNIPVVTFVDVPGFMPGTGQEYGGIIKHGAKLLYAYAECTVPKITVITRKAYGGAYDVMASKHLRGDVNLAWPRAEIAVMGAKGAVEIIFREDKNDPEKLAAREAEYKARFANPYVAGARGYIDDVILPHETRKRICRSLVMLREKKLENPWRKHGNIPL
- a CDS encoding LysR family transcriptional regulator, which gives rise to MEIRPLRYFVAVAETGHMTRAAEQLGIQQPPLSQAIKALERELGVLLFRRHPRGVALTDAGRLFQVEALRMLQDMAAMKQRMARVAKGQAGTLAVGFTSSAAAHRFVPEALRAFRRAHPGVELQLREDNAAELTEALDAGRLHCGLLRVPVARPEGLRFETLLREPVLVAMPSDHRFALARSKASRPLPLAKLCEEGIILVRRPGAPGLYAELLALCHAKGLRPRVVAEVDRMMTNLNLVAAGVGLSVVPASMTGVHAHAIAYTRLADGGQLDAPLTLVSRVEEDNLPAQHFAALLRRHASENPGS
- the scpA gene encoding methylmalonyl-CoA mutase — protein: MSSTPEPTFKPANLDDWAKAAAKSAPGGDLNALNWLTPDGISVKPLYTAADLQGLKYTDTLPGFEPYLRGPQATMYAVRPWTIRQYAGFSTAEESNAFYRKALAAGGQGVSVAFDLATHRGYDSDHPRVTGDVGKAGVAIDSVEDMKILFDQIPLDKVSVSMTMNGAVLPVLAGYVVAAEEQGVAQDQLSGTIQNDILKEFMVRNTYIFPPAPSMRIIGDIIEYTAQKMPKFNSISISGYHMQEAGANQALELAFTLADGKEYVKTALAKGLDVDGFAGRLSFFWAIGMNFYLEVAKMRAARLLWCRIMKEFNPKNPKSLMLRTHCQTSGWSLTEQDPYNNVVRTTIEAMAAVFGGTQSLHTNALDEAIALPTEFSARIARNTQLIIQEETHITNVIDPWAGSYMMEKLTQDMADAAWAIIEEVEAMGGMTKAVDSGWAKLKIEAAAAEKQARIDSGKDVIVGVNKYKLKTEDAIDSLSIDNVKVREQQVARLQKIRSSRDTAKVQAALDALTEAAENGTGNLLALSIDAVRLRATVGEISDALEKSFGRHRADTQKVTGVYAAAYDSAEGWEALKTEINAFAEEQGRRPRVMISKLGQDGHDRGAKVVATAFADLGFDVDMGPLFQTPEECARQAIENDVHAVGVSTLAAGHKTLVPAIINELKKQGADDIIVFVGGVIPRQDYDFLYEAGVKGIYGPGTPIPASAKDVLEQIRAAVSA
- a CDS encoding GntR family transcriptional regulator, whose product is MSAVTLTPRALYEEVAELLRQRIFRRELEPGSWIDELKLAEEYGISRTPLREALKVLAAEGLVTMKVRRGAYVTEVSEQDLADVYHLLSLLESDAAGVVAERATDAQRAELKALHAELEAAGAPGKENREHFFALNERFHMRLLAIANNKWRDQMVADLRKVMKLNRHNSLLKDGRIAESLAEHRSMMAAIEARDATAAMARMREHFRNGLEAAV
- the dusA gene encoding tRNA dihydrouridine(20/20a) synthase DusA; translated protein: MNAKLLNLKEKIVSVAPMMDWTDRHCRYFHRLMSRHALLYTEMVTTGALVHGDVPRHLRFNAEEHPVALQLGGSEPADLAHCAKLGEEWGYDEINLNCGCPSERVQRGAFGACLMAEPALVADCVKAMVDVVNVPVTVKHRIGIDKIESYEFVCDFVGTVSEAGCGTFIVHARNAWLQGLSPKQNREIPPLRYELVHRLKHDFPALSFSINGGISANAQVHEHLRLLDGVMVGREAYHNPWWLAEWDAEFFGAAPQPLTREEVESLMCDYMVREAAEHGTQWSSIARHMLGLRNGLPGARRWRQVWSDHRLKTLPPHEVMALAHEPAAQAA
- a CDS encoding IclR family transcriptional regulator, which produces MNEAAGSKEEVSALGRGLALLKVIGMASAPMSNRQLADTTGLPKATVSRLTATLVSAGYLRQSQDSERFSLGPALLDMSSRYLRHFDLRTVARPHLAELSEFAGASVHVAVRDELDMLVIDSLRPRSALISSRLEVGTRMSIVTSAAGRASLAALPAAEQAAVLEKIQQESGESWASIEPRLMAGLDEYARLGYCSSFGEWHPHIHAIGFALQGPHGERYGVSCGGPAYLLPKDMMLSRVVPRLLEVAQRISAESGTANPD